A window of Lepidochelys kempii isolate rLepKem1 chromosome 1, rLepKem1.hap2, whole genome shotgun sequence contains these coding sequences:
- the TLR8 gene encoding toll-like receptor 8, with translation MEHILVPNESINYTIKIGVASVLPTWAIANHKPASVVTVVASLGKLISVLQLPSVLSASGAHPFCSVLKTLHWTDILYSRKIKKGNMNPTIPNLIWLLLLAYGTSEILAETKYPRTLPCDVSVNNSSVIFDCSARQLRSVPTAMHGNVTELKLSDNLIKEVFKESFQGLNNLMKIDLNRNHYSKAEEEAHDLCKKGMVIEDGAFANLTKLRELLADENHLCKIPVGMPLSLTSLSLRYNNILSVCRQNFSELTQLKELYMDGNCYYGNPCEKAFLADNGAFSDLTILTVLSLAFNNLTRVPSKLPSSLRKLYLSSNKIKTIYQDDFNELSNIEVLDLSGNCPRCYNAPYPCEPCTGDSAIQIHPLAFQHLKNLQNLNLSSTSLISLPASWFYNTTQLKVLHLEFNYLIKEIASGEFLLQLPYLEVLDLSFNYARKSYPRYINISDKFSNLVSLQQLHLRGYVFKELKSKHLRPLINLTKLHVLNLGVNFIKQIDLSVFQLFANLTTISLSDNRISPILESSNNSIIRGESVQNHVIQSRSTDTDLEPSVNSMVPAEGKDSSSVYNSIFPLIKPQCSMYGKSLDLSLNSIFFIDQQQFKGFHDIACLNLSSNGIGQALNGTEFIFLPNLKYLDLSFNKLDLAYQYAFYELPRLEVLDLSYNVHYFIVSGITHRLGFTENLPYLKVLNLSYNEIFTLTEPNLTSSSLKELVFRGNRLDILWKNGDNRYINIFKRLCNLTHLDISYNRLHKIPTNAFRGLPQSLIELYLTNNELKYFEWTALQQFQNLTLLDLSSNALSFVTDNLANCTASLQRLVLRQNKISQLADGFFNKASSLLHLDLSYNELPSINQSIPQYDNLIYLELLDLKGNPFECTCATVDFKNWINHYVNISIPRLATDVICATPGDQKGKSIISLDIYACTLDKVAAICFCLSFFIILTIMTTAITKHLFYWDAWYIYYFCTAKLKGYKSLGMTKALYDAYVAYDTQDATVTDWVINELRFHLEESEDKQVLLCLEERDWEPGKAVIDNLAQSIHHSRKTIFVLTERYVKNGNFKTAFYIALQRLMDENTDVIVFILLEPVLQHSQYLRLRRRICKSSVLDWPKNPHAESLFWQNLKSVVLTENYKRYNALYTDSIK, from the exons ATGGag CATATTCTTGTGCCAAATGAGTCAATAAATTATACTATCAAAATAGGTGTGGCTTCTGTTCTTCCCACTTGGGCTATAGCAAACCACAAGCCAGCTTCTGTTGTCACTGTAGTGGCCAGTTTGGGGAAGTTGATCAGTGTACTTCAGTTACCATCTGTGCTTTCAGCCTCTGGTGCTCACCccttctgctctgttttaaaaACTCTTCACTGGACTGACATCTTGTATAGCAGAAAAATAAAGAAa GGAAACATGAATCCCACAATACCAAATCTAATATGGCTACTTCTTCTGGCTTATGGTACTTCAGAAATTCTCGCTGAGACCAAGTATCCTAGAACCCTGCCATGTGATGTCAGCGTGAATAACTCCTCCGTCATTTTTGACTGCAGTGCCCGTCAACTGAGAAGTGTGCCTACTGCAATGCATGGTAATGTAACAGAATTAAAGCTCTCAGACAACCTTATAAAGGAGGTATTTAAAGAATCTTTTCAGGGCCTGAATAATCTTATGAAAATAGATCTAAACAGAAATCACTACTCTAAGGCAGAGGAAGAGGCTCATGATTTGTGTAAAAAAGGAATGGTAATTGAAGATGGAGCTTTTGCTAACTTAACAAAGCTAAGGGAATTACTAGCTGATGAAAATCACCTATGTAAAATACCAGTTGGGATGCCATTGTCCTTAACCTCACTGAGTTTGAGATATAACAACATACTTTCTGTCTGCcggcaaaatttttcagaactCACACAACTGAAAGAACTGTATATGGATGGGAATTGTTATTATGGCAATCCCTGCGAAAAAGCTTTCCTTGCAGACAATGGAGCTTTCTCAGACCTCACTATTTTGACAGTCCTGTCACTTGCCTTCAACAACCTGACCCGAGTTCCAAGCAAACTGCCTTCATCTCTAAGGAAACTTTACCTCAGCAGCAACAAGATCAAAACCATCTACCAAGATGATTTTAATGAACTGTCTAATATAGAAGTCCTTGACTTAAGTGGGAACTGTCCAAGGTGCTACAATGCCCCCTACCCATGTGAACCTTGCACTGGGGACTCTGCCATTCAAATACATCCTCTTGCTTTCCAGCATCTGAAAAATTTACAGAATTTAAACCTCTCCAGTACCTCTCTCATTAGCTTACCGGCCAGCTGGTTTTATAACACAACACAGTTAAAGGTGCTGCATCTTGAATTTAACTACTTAATAAAGGAAATAGCCTCTGGAGAATTTTTACTCCAGCTGCCTTATTTGGAGGTGCTTGATTTATCTTTTAACTATGCAAGGAAATCATACCCGAggtatataaatatttcagacAAGTTCTCCAACCTGGTCTCTCTCCAGCAACTGCACTTAAGAGGTTACGTGTTCAAGGAACTTAAGAGCAAACACCTTCGGCCCCTCATAAATCTTACCAAACTACACGTCCTCAATTTAGGAGTCAACTTTATCAAGCAAATTGATCTCAGTGTGTTTCAGCTCTTTGCTAATCTGACTACAATTTCTTTGTCTGACAACAGGATATCACCTATACTAGAGAGCAGCAATAATAGTATTATTAGAGGAGAATCAGTCCAAAATCATGTAATTCAAAGTCGTTCAACAGATACTGATCTTGAGCCATCAGTAAATAGTATGGTACCAGCAGAAGGCAAAGACAGTAGCAGTGTGTATAATTCCATTTTTCCTTTAATCAAaccccaatgcagcatgtatggtAAATCATTAGATCTAAGCTTAAACAGTATTTTCTTCATTGACCAACAGCAATTTAAAGGTTTCCATGATATAGCATGTTTGAATTTGTCCTCAAATGGCATTGGACAAGCTTTGAATGGCACTGAATTTATCTTTCTACCTAATCTCAAATATTTAGATCTGTCTTTTAATAAACTTGATTTGGCTTATCAATATGCATTTTATGAACTGCCTAGGCTAGAGGTACTGGACCTCAGCTACAACGTACACTATTTTATTGTGTCAGGGATAACACACAGATTGGGATTTACTGAAAATCTTCCGTATCTAAAAGTTTTAAACTTAAGTTACAATGAAATTTTTACACTCACAGAGCCTAATCTAACTAGCAGCTCCCTGAAAGAGTTAGTGTTCAGAGGAAACCGCCTTGATATTTTATggaaaaatggagataatagatacataaatatttttaaaagactctGCAATCTGACTCATCTTGACATATCCTACAACAGACTTCATAAAATTCCTACCAACGCATTCCGTGGCTTGCCACAAAGTCTAATTGAGCTATACCTAACCAACAATGAATTAAAGTACTTTGAATGGACAGCCCTGCAACAATTTCAGAACCTCACATTACTGGACCTGAGCTCAAATGCTCTGTCCTTTGTAACTGATAACCTTGCCAACTGCACAGCTTCCCTTCAGAGACTAGTGCTTCGACAAAACAAGATTTCTCAGCTTGCTGATGGATTTTTTAATAAAGCCAGCAGTCTCCTGCACCTTGATTTAAGTTACAATGAGCTGCCTTCCATAAACCAGTCAATACCTCAGTATGATAACTTAATTTATTTAGAGCTTTTGGACTTAAAAGGAAACCCTTTCGAATGCACCTGTGCAACTGTTGATTTCAAAAACTGGATAAATCATTATGTTAATATTAGTATCCCACGACTGGCAACAGATGTCATTTGTGCAACACCTGGAGATCAAAAAGGGAAGAGCATCATAAGTTTAGACATATACGCCTGTACTTTGGATAAGGTTGCAGCAATATGCTTTTGTTTATCATTCTTCATTATTTTGACCATTATGACAACAGCTAtcacaaaacatttattttattgggATGCCTGGTATATTTACTATTTTTGTACAGCAAAACTAAAAGGATATAAATCTCTTGGCATGACCAAAGCTCTCTATGATGCTTATGTCGCCTATGATACTCAGGATGCAACAGTAACTGACTGGGTAATAAATGAACTACGATTTCATCTAGaggaaagtgaagacaagcaagTTCTGCTTTGTTTGGAGGAAAGGGACTGGGAGCCGGGAAAGGCTGTCATTGACAACCTTGCACAGAGTATCCATCACAGCAGAAAGACCATCTTTGTTCTAACCGAAAGATATGTGAAAAATGGGAACTTTAAAACTGCTTTTTATATCGCTCTGCAGAGACTAATGGATGAGAATACGGATGTGATTGTGTTCATTCTACTGGAGCCGGTGCTACAGCATTCCCAGTACCTGAGGCTGAGGAGGAGGATATGCAAGAGCTCTGTTCTTGACTGGCCTAAGAATCCACATGCTGAAAGCCTTTTCTGGCAAAATCTAAAAAGTGTAGTGCTAACAGAAAATTATAAAAGATATAATGCATTGTACACAGATTCCATTAAATGA
- the LOC140907220 gene encoding LOW QUALITY PROTEIN: toll-like receptor 8 (The sequence of the model RefSeq protein was modified relative to this genomic sequence to represent the inferred CDS: inserted 7 bases in 5 codons; deleted 1 base in 1 codon) produces MVQPLGLFKNLTKLEKLAHSHNHLQEVPKGLSPSITSLELNANKIVSIKNNTFSELKNLKELYMDRNCYYSNPCGKTFEIEDQTFVALTNLTVLSLSYNNLTRVPLNLPSSLRELYLGFNKITRISQGDFNELVNLHLLDLSRNCPRCYNAPFPREPCTIYSSIQIHQFAFQNLNKLKTLVFTSTSLTSVPAIWFQNMTQLKVLXLAFNYLQNEIVSGKFLRQYLNLXFLQYLNLSQHFSSLVSLKRLYLKGYVFQDLCEKHLKLLIALKKLNILDLGINFIKRIELAVFQNFSNLTEIYLTDNRISPFVEDNNXSFRTGWKKGIPNILPSNSGMRRPAEPFSNTKCSSYGKALDLSSNSLIFINPNQFKSFNDIACLNLSSNDINQAFNGTEFNLTKLKYLDLSNNKLDLAYGFAFNEMKLLKVLDLTHNKHYFRLAGVTLRLAFIERLPQLKVLNLSWNAISTLTDRQLSSNSLQELVFKGNCLDILWGDKHERYIHFLKNLSSLTYLDISHNRLLKIPSEAFLSLPPNLTQQFLNNNRLQVFIFANLTRLKYLKLLDLSQNNFRTVHISFKQSLQSLLLRGNRISEIAVDFSDTNGSLLFFDLSHNKLKYMNQSTLVQIQGVKYLKLKGNPFACTCQNSDFIKWIQSSTIYIPQLATKVNCAIPDKHRKKSVVSAGLHACTLEEDAATLFYISFFVVINIMLIAVTKHFFYWDVWYTYYICAAKLKGYKSTAKDKALYDAYIAYDTQDATVTDXFHLEENGDKHVLLCLEERDWEPGKAVIDNLAQSIHRSRKTIFVLTERYVKNGNXFYIALQRPMDENTDVIVFILLEPVLQHSQYLRLRRRICKSSVLDWPKNPHAEGLLWQRLKSAVLTDNSMRHDGCTVYRKRLAQGSAAFPKGCTKSSFIHFNLRFRVPGPAMLQLTSKTPVKFKESVIDLQWYVLYNKVDPAQGEAVFKEASRSTELKRRCLS; encoded by the exons ACTGTGCTGTCACTTTCCTACAACAACCTGACCCGAGTGCCCCTCAATTTGCCCTCATCTCTAAGGGAACTTTATCTTGGCTTTAACAAGATAACAAGAATCAGCCAGGGTGATTTTAATGAGCTGGTTAATTTGCACCTTCTTGACCTAAGCAGGAACTGTCCAAGATGTTATAATGCCCCCTTTCCACGTGAACCCTGCACTATATACTCTTCCATTCAAATACACCAATTTGCTTTCCAAAATCTTAACAAATTAAAGACTTTGGTTTTCACCAGCACCTCACTTACAAGTGTACCAGCCATCTGGTTTCAGAACATGACACAGCTAAAGGTGC TACTGGCATTTAACTATTTACAAAATGAAATAGTTTCTGGCAAATTCTTACGGCAGTATCTAAACCT ATTCTTACAGTATCTAAACCTCTCACAACATTTTTCTTCTCTAGTCTCTTTAAAACGATTATATCTTAAAGGTTATGTTTTCCAAGACCTGTGTGAAAAGCACTTAAAACTTCTAATTGCTCTAAAAAAGCTAAATATCCTTGATCTTGGGATAAATTTTATTAAACGAATTGAGCTTGCTGTATTCCAGAATTTTAGTAACCTCACAGAAATCTACTTAACAGATAACAGAATATCACCTTTTGTAGAGGACAATA TGtcttttagaactggttggaaaaaaggCATTCCCAACATATTGCCATCTAACTCTGGAATGAGAAGGCCAGCCGAGCCATTCAGTAACACAAAA TGTTCTTCATATGGCAAAGCATTGGATCTGAGCTCAAACAGCCTCATCTTCATTAATCCAAATCAATTTAAAAGTTTTAATGATATAGCCTGCTTGAATTTGTCTTCAAATGATATTAACCAAGCTTTCAATGGCACTGAATTCAATCTAACCAAACTCAAATATTTAGATCTATCAAATAATAAATTGGATTTGGCTTATGGTTTTGCATTTAATGAAATGAAACTTCTCAAAGTGTTAGACCTGACCCATAACAAGCATTATTTTCGCCTGGCAGGAGTCACACTTAGACTGGCATTTATTGAAAGACTTCCTCAGCTAAAGGTTTTAAACTTAAGTTGGAATGCTATTTCCACACTGACGGACAGACAGTTAAGCAGCAATTCCCTTCAGGAATTAGTGTTTAAAGGAAACTGCCTTGATATTTTATGGGGTGACAAACATGAAAGATacatacattttttaaagaatctCAGTAGCCTAACATACCTTGATATATCCCACAATAGACTTTTAAAAATCCCTAGTGAAGCATTCCTGAGCCTGCCACCGAACCTAACACAGCAATTCCTAAACAACAACAGACTGCAAGTGTTTATCTTTGCAAACCTCACAAGACTGAAATATTTGAAGCTGCTTGACCTGAGTCAAAATAATTTCAGAACTGTTCATATTTCATTCAAACAGTCCTTGCAGTCTCTGCTGTTGAGGGGTAACAGGATTTCAGAGATTGCTGTGGACTTTTCAGATACAAATGGCAGCCTTCTGTTCTTTGATCTGAGTCACAACAAGCTAAAATATATGAACCAGTCAACACTGGTTCAAATACAAGgtgtaaaatatttaaagttaaaAGGCAACCCTTTTGCCTGCACTTGCCAAAATAGTGACTTCATAAAATGGATACAGTCAAGTACTATTTATATACCACAGCTAGCAACAAAAGTCAACTGTGCAATCCCTGATAAGCACAGAAAAAAGAGTGTTGTCTCTGCTGGTCTGCATGCCTGTACTTTGGAGGAAGATGCTGCaacattattttatatttcattctTTGTTGTTATTAACATTATGTTGATAGCtgttacaaaacat tttttttactggGATGTCTGGTATACTTACTATATTTGTGCAGCAAAATTAAAAGGATACAAATCTACAGCCAAAGACAAAGCTCTCTATGATGCTTACATCGCCTATGATACTCAGGATGCGACAGTAACTG GATTTCATCTAGAGGAAAACGGAGACAAGCACGTTCTGCTTTGTTTGGAGGAAAGAGACTGGGAGCCGGGAAAGGCTGTCATTGACAACCTTGCACAGAGCATCCATCGCAGCAGAAAGACCATCTTTGTTCTAACCGAAAGATATGTGAAAAATGGGAA TTTTTATATCGCTCTGCAGAGACCAATGGATGAGAATACGGATGTAATTGTGTTCATTCTACTGGAGCCGGTGCTACAGCATTCCCAGTACCTGAGGCTGAGGAGGAGGATCTGCAAGAGCTCTGTTCTTGACTGGCCTAAGAATCCACACGCTGAAGGCCTTCTCTGGCAAAGACTAAAAAGTGCAGTGCTAACTGATAACAGCATGCGACATGATGGgtgtacagtatatagaaagAGGTTAGcccaggggtcggcagcctttccaAAGGGGTGtaccaagtcttcatttattcactttaatttaaggtttcgcgtgcca GGCCCAGCCATGCTCCAGTTGACTAGCAAAACTCCCGTTAAGTTCAAGGAGAGTGTGATCGACTTGCAGTGGTATGTTTTGTACAATAAAGTGGATCCAGCACAAGGTGAAGCTGTATTTAAGGAGGCGAGTCGGAGCACTGAGCTGAAGAGAAGGTGCTTAAGCTGA